Proteins encoded in a region of the Coffea eugenioides isolate CCC68of chromosome 4, Ceug_1.0, whole genome shotgun sequence genome:
- the LOC113767492 gene encoding protein FLX-like 3, giving the protein MAGRNRMPREAFDNRRGYPPEGPVLHGPLPRPIPPHPALLEEELEMQHADIRRLLDENRRLVEDRVALQQDLGAANEELRRMNLILADIRAEQEVQSRELIERGLKLEADLRATEPLKIEAGQLRAEVQRLNTIRQDMSGQVQALTKDLTRLQADNQQIPRLRAELDGLHQELMRSRAAIDYEKKVNIELVEQRQAMEKNLVSMAREVEKLRAELANSDGRGWSAGGPYGMKFSSPEGGFPGPYGDGYGAHMGAANKGPFYGSSSASWAGVEKPRINRR; this is encoded by the exons ATGGCTGGAAGAAACCGGATGCCTCGCGAAGCATTTGATAACCGACGTGGATATCCTCCAGAAGGACCTGTTCTACATGGTCCTTTACCACGGCCTATACCTCCTCATCCTGCTTTACTGGAGGAGGAGCTTGAAATGCAGCATGCCGATATTCGCAGGCTTTTAGATGAAAATCGAAGACTGGTTGAAGATAGAGTTGCTTTGCAGCAGGATCTGGGTGCTGCAAACGAAGAACTTCGTCGTATGAATCTTATCTTAGCTGATATTCGTGCTGAACAGGAAGTCCAGTCGAGGGAACTTATCGAAAGGGGATTGAAGTTGGAAGCTGATCTTCGTGCTACTGAGCCTCTGAAAATCGAGGCTGGACAACTTCGTGCTGAAGTTCAGAGGCTGAACACCATCAGGCAGGATATGTCTGGGCAAGTGCAGGCCCTTACAAAAGACCTTACAAGATTGCAAGCTGATAACCAGCAGATTCCTCGTTTAAGGGCTGAGCTTGACGGACTACATCAGGAACTTATGCGCTCTAG AGCTGCTATTGACTatgaaaagaaagtaaatattGAGCTGGTGGAGCAGAGACAAGCAATGGAGAAGAATTTGGTCAGTATGGCTCGAGAAGTTGAAAAGCTGCGTGCAGAGCTTGCCAATTCTGATGGCCGAGGATGGTCTGCAG GTGGACCATATGGGATGAAATTCAGCAGCCCTGAGGGTGGTTTTCCTGGACCTTACGGTGACGGATATGGAGCTCATATG GGTGCTGCCAACAAGGGTCCATTCTATGGCTCAAGTTCGGCTTCATGGGCAGGAGTAGAGAAGCCACGTATCAATCGCCGTTGA
- the LOC113767493 gene encoding thioredoxin-like 2, chloroplastic yields the protein MLGNPVIQYKSGDVLQFSIRSARICYHLQVGTRSKLRGWDQNISCSLFLKPRLDCVRTRPLVRFKVRAVAEETDQPKWWEKNAGANMVDIHSTQEFVDALSQAGDSLVIVDFYGTWCASCRALFPKLCKIAEEHPEVLFLKVNFDENKGLCKSLNIKVLPYFHFYRGADRLVESFSCSLAKIQKLKDAIATHNPTWSGGKYS from the exons ATGCTGGGAAATCCTGTTATTCAATACAAATCTGGTGATGTTTTACAGTTCTCTATTCGTTCCGCTCGCATATGCTACCACCTCCAAGTGGGTACAAGAAGCAAATTGAGGGGATGGGATCAGAATATTAGCTGCTCCCTTTTTCTCAAGCCTCGTCTTGATTGCGTCCGTACAAGACCTCTAGTTCGGTTCAAG GTACGTGCAGTTGCTGAAGAAACTGACCAGCCAAAGTGGTGGGAAAAAAATGCTGGAGCAAATATGGTTGACATTCATTCAACACAAGAATTTGTTGATGCTTTAAGTCAAGCTGGAGATAGCTTAGTGATCGTTGACTTCTATGGCACGTGGTGTGCCTCTTGTCGAGCATTATTCCCCAAA CTCTgcaaaatagctgaagaacatccAGAGGTTCTCTTTCTCAAGGTAAACTTTGATGAGAACAAGGGTTTGTGCAAAAGTTTGAATATAAAGGTCCTTCCATATTTCCACTTCTATCGAGGAGCTGATCGCCTGGTTGAATCGTTTTCTTGTTCTCTGGCTAAG attcaaaaattaaaagatgcAATTGCTACCCACAACCCAACCTGGTCAGGAGGGAAGTATTCCTAA
- the LOC113767489 gene encoding phospholipase D alpha 4 gives MEGKHKFFHGTLEATICHATPYKPSFRFSCVANEKPAYVTIKIANKKVAETAHEHDRIWNQTFQILCAHPSDTIITIALKTRCSTLGKIKILANQLLDGASLINGFFPLCGENGKPNLKLKLQYILWFKPAEYESSWEKVLANDAYQGLKNATFPQRSNCSVTLYQDAHHCASFQPPSALSQTPKKLWEDVYKAIEGAKHLVYIAGWSLNPKIILVRDPNTEIPHARGVKLGELLKRKAEEGVAVRILLWDDETSLPIIKNQGVMKTHDEDSLAYFKHTKVICKLCPRLHDKFPTVFSHHQKTITVDTRVQQSSTNREILSFIGGLDLCDGRYDTQDHSLFKTLNTEAHCYDFYQTSISGASLHKGGPREPWHDTHACITGQAALDVLTNFEQRWTKQFEPSLLVPLSSIPELSNQHSTTISSERDWNVQVFRSIDHVSAIPLPRNMSTERSIHEAYVEAIRRADRFIYIENQYFLGGCHLWEKDQQCGCRNLIPVEIALKVANKIKAKQRFAVYIVIPMWPEGAPESESVHDILHWLRETMKMMYKLIAEALEESGEPGHPRDYLNFFCLANRENEVKGEFVPPYSPHPETHYWNAQKQRRFMVYVHSKLMIVDDTYMLIGSANVNQRSMDGKRDTEIAIGCYRSKSSEERMDRGDIHAFRLSLWYEHTGQAEEVFQDPRSLECVQRIRSIGEQMWEVYSADEVVDMKRTHLLTYPVNVTKEGCVQDLAEGNYHFPDTRTPIKGKRSKFLSPVFTT, from the exons atggagggaaaacACAAGTTCTTCCATGGAACACTTGAAGCTACTATCTGCCATGCCACACCTTACAAACCGTCCTTCCGCTTCAGC TGTGTGGCAAATGAAAAGCCTGCCTACGTGACTATCAAAATTGCCAACAAAAAAGTAGCAGAGACAGCACACGAACATGACCGTATCTGGAACCAAACCTTTCAAATTCTCTGTGCTCATCCATCTGACACTATCATTACAATTGCCCTCAAGACAAGGTGCTCCACCCTGgggaaaatcaaaattttggccaatCAGCTTCTGGATGGAGCAAGTTTGATCAATGGCTTCTTTCCTCTTTGCGGGGAAAATGGTAAGCCAAATCTGAAACTTAAATTACAGTATATCTTATGGTTCAAACCAGCAGAATATGAATCAAGTTGGGAGAAAGTACTAGCAAACGATGCATACCAGGGGTTGAAGAATGCTACATTTCCTCAGAGATCAAATTGCAGTGTCACACTCTATCAGGACGCTCACCATTGTGCTTCTTTCCAACCTCCATCTGCTCTTTCCCAGACACCCAAAAAGCTGTGGGAGGACGTATACAAAGCCATTGAGGGGGCAAAGCACTTGGTTTACATTGCAGGATGGTCCTTAAATCCGAAAATCATACTA GTTCGTGATCCCAATACGGAGATTCCACATGCACGAGGAGTGAAGCTTGGGGAGTTATTGAAGCGTAAAGCAGAGGAAGGGGTCGCTGTCAGAATTCTGCTTTGGGATGACGAAACTTCCTTGCCAATTATCAAGAATCAAGGAGTAATGAAAACGCATGATGAAGATTCCCTGGCATATTTCAAACATACCAAAGTAATATGCAAATTGTGCCCCAGATTGCATGATAAATTCCCTACAGTCTTCTCTCACCATCAGAAGACTATAACTGTAGACACCCGAGTGCAGCAATCTTCAACAAATCGAGAAATCCTGAGTTTTATTGGTGGCTTGGATCTTTGTGATGGCCGTTACGACACACAAGACCACTCATTATTTAAAACACTAAATACAGAAGCACATTGCTATGATTTTTATCAAACGAGCATATCTGGAGCTAGCCTTCATAAAGGAGGACCAAGAGAGCCATGGCATGATACGCACGCTTGTATCACAGGGCAGGCTGCTTTGGACGTCCTAACAAATTTTGAGCAAAGGTGGACAAAGCAATTTGAGCCATCGCTTCTAGTTCCGCTCAGCTCCATTCCTGAACTGTCTAATCAGCATTCTACCACCATTTCCTCCGAAAGGGATTGGAATGTTCAAGTTTTTCGATCAATTGACCACGTATCGGCAATTCCTTTGCCAAGAAACATGTCCACCGAACGAAGCATCCATGAAGCTTATGTGGAAGCAATTAGGCGGGCAGATAGATTCATATATATAGAAAACCAATATTTTCTTGGAGGATGCCATCTATGGGAGAAAGATCAACAATGTGGCTGCAGAAACTTGATTCCCGTTGAGATTGCACTAAAAGTTGCAAACAAAATAAAAGCCAAACAGCGATTTGCAGTTTATATAGTAATACCAATGTGGCCAGAAGGTGCTCCAGAGAGTGAATCAGTGCATGACATATTGCACTGGTTAAGGGAAACAATGAAGATGATGTACAAGTTGATAGCTGAAGCTTTAGAAGAAAGTGGCGAGCCAGGGCATCCAAGAGATTACTTGAACTTCTTCTGCCTAGCTAATAGGGAAAACGAAGTGAAAGGAGAATTTGTTCCTCCATATTCTCCTCATCCCGAAACACATTACTGGAATGCTCAAAAACAGAGGAGATTCATGGTGTATGTTCATTCCAAGCTAATGATAG TGGACGACACTTATATGCTGATAGGCTCGGCCAATGTGAACCAAAGATCCATGGACGGGAAACGTGACACTGAGATTGCAATAGGGTGCTATCGGTCTAAAAGCAGTGAAGAAAGAATGGATCGTGGAGATATTCATGCTTTTCGATTGTCACTGTGGTATGAACATACAGGTCAAGCTGAAGAAGTATTCCAAGATCCTCGGTCCTTGGAATGTGTCCAGAGAATCCGATCAATTGGAGAGCAAATGTGGGAAGTTTACAGTGCAGATGAAGTAGTCGACATGAAAAGGACCCACTTACTCACGTACCCTGTGAATGTAACCAAGGAAGGTTGTGTCCAGGATCTTGCGGAGGGCAATTATCACTTCCCAGATACAAGAACACCAATAAAGggcaaaagatcaaaatttctCTCACCTGTATTCACTACGTAA
- the LOC113767494 gene encoding PRA1 family protein F2-like — MTTYGTIPTSSGGGGTRLEYITRAKERIKEGLGTRRPWREMFNFHSIRLPPSFRDALARIKTNVSYFRMNYAIVVLVILFLSLLWHPISLIVFIVMMAAWLFLYFLRDEPLVIFGRLINDRVVLIVLSVLTIVLLLLTHATVNILVSLLIGAVVVVLHAALRKTEDLTVDEEAAGGLLGSSGGPSSS, encoded by the coding sequence ATGACGACATACGGCACAATCCCGACGTCATCCGGAGGCGGAGGCACTAGGCTCGAGTACATAACACGCGCTAAAGAGCGAATCAAGGAAGGCCTCGGCACTCGACGCCCATGGCGGGAGATGTTCAACTTCCACTCAATTCGACTTCCCCCGAGCTTCCGCGATGCGCTGGCCCGAATCAAAACGAACGTGTCGTATTTCAGGATGAACTACGCCATTGTAGTGCTCGTGATTCTCTTCCTCAGCTTGCTCTGGCACCCGATCTCGCTAATTGTGTTTATAGTAATGATGGCGGCCTGGCTCTTCTTGTATTTCCTTCGGGACGAGCCGCTGGTGATTTTCGGCCGTTTGATTAATGATCGGGTGGTGTTGATCGTCTTGTCTGTGCTTACAATCGTTCTGTTGCTGTTGACTCATGCCACGGTCAATATTCTGGTGTCCTTGTTGATTGGGGCTGTGGTGGTTGTGCTTCACGCGGCGTTGAGGAAGACCGAAGATTTGACCGTGGATGAGGAAGCCGCTGGTGGGCTCTTGGGCTCGTCCGGCGGCCCAAGCTCGTCTTAG
- the LOC113768264 gene encoding U2 small nuclear ribonucleoprotein B'' isoform X2, translated as MTHPPPLRYDPYYPQPPYFPPENYGFSTIPTVPATTTRDPKGGINTLFVSGLPDDVKAREIHNLFRRRPGFEFCQLKYTGRGNQVVAFATFVNHQSAMAALHSLNGVKFDPQTGSSLHIELARSNSRRKNKPGSGPYIVIDKRTKSSNDAHETSSDDGDSDDPSRPNNPDSANQDDSVVEKSEVAAEADNTLAPETEQAEKAVDGTQACSTLFIANLGPLCTEDELKQALSQYPGFNSLKLRARGGMPVAFADFEGVEQASEAMNALQGSLLSSSDRGGMHIEYARSKMRKP; from the exons ATGACTCACCCTCCACCACTCCGGTACGATCCTTACTATCCACAGCCTCCTTATTTTCCGCCCGAAAACTACGGGTTCAGCACCATCCCTACCGTCCCCGCCACCACCACCAGGGATCCTAAAGGAGGCATCAATACACTGTTTGTCTCTGGACTCCCAGATGACGTTAAAGCGCGTGAGATACACAACCTCTTCCGCCGCCGGCCCGGATTCGAGTTCTGCCAGCTCAAGTACACCGGCCGTGGCAATCAG GTTGTTGCATTTGCTACGTTTGTGAATCATCAATCAGCAATGGCAGCGCTTCATTCACTAAAT GGTGTAAAATTTGATCCTCAAACTGGATCCAGTTTGCATATAGAGCTTGCTAGATcaaattcaagaagaaaaaataagCCAG GAAGTGGGCCTTATATTGTTATTGACAAACGAACTAAATCTTCAAATGATGCGCATGAAACATCAAGTGATGATG GAGATAGTGATGATCCATCCAGGCCCAACAATCCTGACTCTGCAAACCAGGATGATTCAGTGGTGGAGAAAAG CGAGGTTGCTGCTGAAGCTGATAATACTTTAGCCCCAGAAACT GAGCAAGCAGAAAAGGCTGTAGATGGTACACAAGCGTGTTCAACTTTGTTTATTGCAAACCTGGGTCCCCTTTGCACTGAAGATGAACTCAAGCAAGCCCTTTCTCA ATATCCAGGATTTAACTCCCTCAAATTACGTGCCAGAGGGGGCATGCCTGTTGCATTTGCTGATTTTGAG GGAGTTGAACAAGCATCGGAGGCAATGAATGCACTTCAAGGCAGCTTGTTGTCATCATCAGACCGGGGCGGCATGCATATAGA ATATGCGAGGTCTAAAATGAGGAAGCCTTAA
- the LOC113768264 gene encoding cell wall integrity protein scw1 isoform X1, translated as MTHPPPLRYDPYYPQPPYFPPENYGFSTIPTVPATTTRDPKGGINTLFVSGLPDDVKAREIHNLFRRRPGFEFCQLKYTGRGNQVVAFATFVNHQSAMAALHSLNGVKFDPQTGSSLHIELARSNSRRKNKPGSGPYIVIDKRTKSSNDAHETSSDDGDSDDPSRPNNPDSANQDDSVVEKSSEVAAEADNTLAPETEQAEKAVDGTQACSTLFIANLGPLCTEDELKQALSQYPGFNSLKLRARGGMPVAFADFEGVEQASEAMNALQGSLLSSSDRGGMHIEYARSKMRKP; from the exons ATGACTCACCCTCCACCACTCCGGTACGATCCTTACTATCCACAGCCTCCTTATTTTCCGCCCGAAAACTACGGGTTCAGCACCATCCCTACCGTCCCCGCCACCACCACCAGGGATCCTAAAGGAGGCATCAATACACTGTTTGTCTCTGGACTCCCAGATGACGTTAAAGCGCGTGAGATACACAACCTCTTCCGCCGCCGGCCCGGATTCGAGTTCTGCCAGCTCAAGTACACCGGCCGTGGCAATCAG GTTGTTGCATTTGCTACGTTTGTGAATCATCAATCAGCAATGGCAGCGCTTCATTCACTAAAT GGTGTAAAATTTGATCCTCAAACTGGATCCAGTTTGCATATAGAGCTTGCTAGATcaaattcaagaagaaaaaataagCCAG GAAGTGGGCCTTATATTGTTATTGACAAACGAACTAAATCTTCAAATGATGCGCATGAAACATCAAGTGATGATG GAGATAGTGATGATCCATCCAGGCCCAACAATCCTGACTCTGCAAACCAGGATGATTCAGTGGTGGAGAAAAG TAGCGAGGTTGCTGCTGAAGCTGATAATACTTTAGCCCCAGAAACT GAGCAAGCAGAAAAGGCTGTAGATGGTACACAAGCGTGTTCAACTTTGTTTATTGCAAACCTGGGTCCCCTTTGCACTGAAGATGAACTCAAGCAAGCCCTTTCTCA ATATCCAGGATTTAACTCCCTCAAATTACGTGCCAGAGGGGGCATGCCTGTTGCATTTGCTGATTTTGAG GGAGTTGAACAAGCATCGGAGGCAATGAATGCACTTCAAGGCAGCTTGTTGTCATCATCAGACCGGGGCGGCATGCATATAGA ATATGCGAGGTCTAAAATGAGGAAGCCTTAA